AGGATGTATCGACACATGGAGCACCATAGCATATGCTGCATAATCAAATATATAATTGGCATTAGTAGGGTCAGTTGTTCATAATTcatctgaataatgaaaatgtcatttctcAGTTTGTGAAGAGTGACCAATCTGCTTCATACATGAGAACAGCCTCCAGTAGTGAATTTAGTGTCTcatattaatattttctttccatcCAGGCTTTTGTACTGCGACCATCACCCTAGACCCTGGGCACATACAGGAAGCTGGGGGAACATACGATACATGCAGGAGACACCTTTCTGCCTCAGAGTTGGacaccttctcccctactccatgtcaCATTCCAACACAACTGACCTCACCAACGCCTCCACCTTCATACTGttgggcattcctggcctggaggcggcccatgtctggatctccatccccttctgcgcTATGTACGCCATAGCTGTgttggggaacttcaccatcctgtcCATTGTGAAGATGGAGCCAAGCCTCCAtgggcccatgtactatttcctttGCATGCTGGCCGTCACCGACCTGGTCCTGTCTACGTCCATCCTACCCAAAACACTGAGCAttttctggttcaattccagggagatcgaTTTCAGTTCTTGCCTCACCCAACtgtacttcattcactgcttTTCAGTGATGGAGTCTGGGTTCTTCgtggccatggcttttgatcgctatgtggccatctgccatcccctgagacattccaccacCCTGACAAACCCCATGGTGGCCAAGATTGGGCTGGCCGTGGTGCTGCGTGGTGGCATGCTCGTAATGCCCTATGTCTTGCTGGCAAGGCGGTGGCCATATTGCCGAACCAACGTAATCCCCCACACGTACTGTGAACATATGGCTGTCGTGAAGCTCGCCTGCACCGACATCCGCATCAGTAGTTATTATGGTCTCTCTGTAGCAATCTGGGTGACCGGTCTGGATATGATTTTTATTGCCATATCCTAtatccagatcctcagggccatcttcagcctccccacaaaggatgcccaggtcaagacttttgggacctgcagCGCCCACCTCTGTGCCATCCTATCCTTTTATATCCCAGCTATCTTCTCCTCCCTCACTTATCGTTTTGGCCACCATGTGGCACTCCAGTTCCATGTTCTCATTGCCAATGTGTATCTCCTGGTGCCCCCCatgctaaaccccatcatctatggggtgaggaccaaacagatccgggacaggctgctccAGCTCTTTACTCATAAAGGGATGAAATTTTTCTCCTGGTGCACTGCCTCTCAGACCAAGCTccatgcagagctggctggtgacatggtGCTGGGCCGTCTTCCCTGAATCACTGACTGGACAGTCAAAGAGACATGAAAT
The DNA window shown above is from Trachemys scripta elegans isolate TJP31775 chromosome 1, CAS_Tse_1.0, whole genome shotgun sequence and carries:
- the LOC117887506 gene encoding olfactory receptor 52R1-like — encoded protein: MSHSNTTDLTNASTFILLGIPGLEAAHVWISIPFCAMYAIAVLGNFTILSIVKMEPSLHGPMYYFLCMLAVTDLVLSTSILPKTLSIFWFNSREIDFSSCLTQLYFIHCFSVMESGFFVAMAFDRYVAICHPLRHSTTLTNPMVAKIGLAVVLRGGMLVMPYVLLARRWPYCRTNVIPHTYCEHMAVVKLACTDIRISSYYGLSVAIWVTGLDMIFIAISYIQILRAIFSLPTKDAQVKTFGTCSAHLCAILSFYIPAIFSSLTYRFGHHVALQFHVLIANVYLLVPPMLNPIIYGVRTKQIRDRLLQLFTHKGMKFFSWCTASQTKLHAELAGDMVLGRLP